In one window of Acidobacteriota bacterium DNA:
- the leuD gene encoding 3-isopropylmalate dehydratase small subunit encodes MMAAAEVPAAMSRPAPRFVRHTGIAAPFRQPDLESELIAPVGEELRDLHAVHLDPGDVPLDAHRHDGSWTGRHAFPGFRYRPDGTEDPDFVLNHEPYREASILLAGRNFGQGSQQAYAVIRLRQCGMRVVIAPSFGPVFHDDCFDFGLLPVTLDEQVVQALTDRVRANPGIEMTVDLERQVVERPGMATAPFRIDSRRRESLLQGVDTTLLERFRHDANAEEMRERDRRRRPWIYDDPDRREP; translated from the coding sequence GTGATGGCCGCCGCTGAGGTCCCTGCCGCCATGTCCAGGCCTGCACCGCGATTCGTGCGCCATACCGGCATCGCGGCGCCCTTCCGGCAGCCGGATCTCGAGAGCGAGCTCATCGCCCCGGTCGGTGAGGAGCTTCGGGATCTCCACGCAGTGCACCTGGATCCGGGCGACGTACCTCTCGACGCTCACCGGCACGACGGTTCCTGGACCGGCCGGCATGCGTTTCCTGGCTTCCGGTACCGGCCCGACGGCACGGAGGATCCGGACTTCGTCCTCAATCACGAACCCTATCGCGAGGCCTCCATCCTGCTTGCCGGACGGAACTTCGGGCAGGGCAGCCAGCAGGCGTATGCGGTCATCCGGCTCCGGCAGTGTGGGATGCGCGTGGTCATCGCCCCGAGCTTCGGGCCGGTGTTCCATGACGACTGCTTCGACTTCGGTCTCCTCCCGGTTACGCTGGACGAGCAGGTGGTGCAAGCGCTCACGGATCGCGTCCGGGCGAATCCCGGGATCGAGATGACGGTCGACCTGGAGAGACAGGTGGTCGAGCGTCCGGGCATGGCGACCGCTCCCTTCCGGATCGACTCGCGACGGCGCGAGAGCCTGCTCCAAGGCGTGGACACTACGCTGCTGGAACGGTTTCGGCACGACGCGAACGCCGAGGAGATGCGGGAGAGGGATCGGCGTCGCCGCCCCTGGATCTACGACGACCCCGACCGTCGCGAGCCGTGA
- a CDS encoding DUF1592 domain-containing protein → MSTMRVLGAACLAGIVMVVAAPQHAAAGTEAPSRALLDRYCVTCHNERLQTAGVMFDRVDIDRADLHRELFEKVARKLRSGQMPPPGRPRPEPAAVDAFVTALEAELDRVGAAAPDPGRVASHRLNRTEYVNAVRDLLDLEIDGEALLPSDMAGFGFDNNADVLAMTPALMDRYITAATKVSRLAVGTLENRPAISTYRLPNAARQEARMGEDLPFATHGGLAARHAFSLDGDYVFRIRLQRSDIGGTIRGNIAEREYHIELRVDHALVERLTVGGAFAGQVRYTLSGGGIAPPDDDVVHQQVALYNQTADEGLEVRLPVRAGTRLVSAAFTDTAPSASAGVGDNVVAGIASLEIHGPYGGKVPEETPSRRRVLVCRPSGAHDEEPCARSIMGTLARRAYRRPVTDVDLAPLMEIFEIGRRAGGFETGIARALEALLTMPAFLMRAEVDPVGAPAGTIYPLSDVELASRLAFFLWRSIPDEELLDAAVRGRLRDPVVLERQTRRMLADRRAARWMGDFLGQWLQVRNLRTMVPDPVRFPGYDSTLRDALMKETELFFESQVREDRSVLDLLRAEYTFLNARLAEHYGIEGVHGSHFRRMPVADPARAGLLGHGSVLTATSYADRTSVVLRGKWVLETLLGSPPPPPPANVPPLPENDGKSEPASLRERMEQHRANPVCATCHANMDPLGFALENFDAIGRWRERDEGAPIDSAITWRDTSIDSPKTFREALLRQGEDELLRTIAEKLLTYALGRGVDYLDAPTVRQIVREAARDDHRWSSFVLGIVRSAPFQQRIVRDSEPEERVAAHVGGGQ, encoded by the coding sequence ATGTCCACGATGAGAGTGCTTGGCGCGGCATGCTTGGCGGGGATTGTGATGGTGGTGGCGGCGCCGCAGCACGCCGCCGCCGGGACAGAGGCGCCGTCACGCGCGCTGCTCGACCGGTACTGCGTCACCTGTCACAACGAACGGCTGCAGACGGCCGGTGTGATGTTCGACCGGGTCGACATCGACCGCGCCGATCTGCACCGTGAGCTCTTCGAGAAGGTCGCCCGCAAGCTCCGTAGCGGGCAGATGCCGCCGCCGGGCCGCCCGCGGCCGGAGCCGGCGGCGGTCGACGCCTTCGTGACGGCGCTCGAGGCGGAGCTCGACCGGGTAGGCGCGGCGGCGCCCGACCCGGGGCGCGTGGCGTCGCACCGCCTGAATCGAACCGAGTACGTCAACGCCGTGCGCGACCTGCTCGATCTGGAGATAGACGGGGAGGCGCTGCTCCCGAGCGACATGGCGGGCTTCGGCTTCGACAACAACGCCGACGTGCTCGCGATGACCCCGGCGTTGATGGATCGCTACATCACCGCGGCCACCAAGGTCAGTCGCCTCGCGGTCGGCACGCTGGAGAATCGCCCGGCGATCAGCACGTACAGGCTGCCGAACGCGGCGCGGCAGGAAGCCCGGATGGGCGAGGACCTGCCGTTCGCGACGCACGGCGGCCTGGCGGCGCGCCATGCGTTCTCGCTCGACGGCGACTACGTCTTCCGGATTCGGTTGCAGCGGAGCGATATCGGGGGGACGATCCGCGGCAACATCGCGGAGCGCGAGTACCACATCGAGCTGCGCGTCGACCACGCGCTCGTCGAGCGCCTCACGGTGGGCGGCGCGTTCGCGGGGCAGGTCCGGTACACCTTGTCGGGAGGCGGCATCGCGCCGCCGGACGACGATGTCGTGCACCAGCAGGTCGCGCTCTACAACCAGACGGCCGACGAGGGTCTGGAGGTGCGCCTGCCCGTCAGGGCCGGCACGCGGCTCGTGTCGGCGGCGTTCACCGACACGGCCCCCTCCGCGTCGGCCGGCGTGGGCGACAACGTGGTGGCCGGCATCGCGTCGCTCGAGATCCATGGTCCGTACGGCGGGAAGGTCCCCGAAGAGACGCCGAGCCGCCGGCGCGTTCTCGTGTGCCGGCCGAGCGGTGCCCACGACGAGGAGCCGTGCGCGAGGAGCATCATGGGCACGCTGGCCCGGCGGGCATACCGCCGCCCGGTCACCGACGTCGACCTCGCACCGCTGATGGAGATCTTCGAGATCGGGCGCAGAGCCGGGGGCTTCGAGACCGGCATCGCGCGAGCCCTGGAAGCGCTCCTGACCATGCCGGCGTTTCTCATGCGCGCCGAGGTCGATCCGGTAGGCGCTCCCGCCGGGACCATCTACCCACTAAGCGACGTGGAGCTGGCGTCGCGCCTGGCGTTCTTCCTGTGGCGGAGCATTCCGGACGAAGAGCTGCTGGATGCGGCCGTCCGCGGCCGACTGCGCGATCCGGTCGTGCTGGAACGGCAGACGCGCCGGATGCTGGCGGATCGGCGGGCCGCCCGCTGGATGGGCGACTTCCTCGGGCAGTGGCTGCAGGTGCGCAACCTGCGGACCATGGTGCCGGATCCGGTGCGCTTCCCCGGTTACGACAGCACCCTGCGCGACGCGTTGATGAAGGAAACCGAGCTGTTCTTCGAGAGTCAGGTGCGTGAGGATCGCAGCGTGCTGGACCTGTTGCGCGCCGAATACACCTTCCTCAACGCCCGGCTCGCCGAGCACTACGGCATCGAGGGCGTCCATGGCAGCCACTTCCGGCGCATGCCGGTCGCCGATCCGGCGCGGGCTGGGCTCCTGGGGCACGGGAGCGTCCTGACGGCGACCTCGTATGCGGACCGGACGTCGGTGGTGCTCAGGGGCAAGTGGGTGCTCGAAACGCTGCTCGGCTCGCCGCCGCCGCCGCCACCGGCCAACGTGCCGCCGCTTCCGGAAAACGACGGCAAGAGCGAGCCGGCATCGCTGCGGGAGAGGATGGAGCAGCATCGAGCGAACCCGGTGTGTGCGACCTGCCACGCCAACATGGATCCGCTGGGCTTCGCGCTGGAGAACTTCGACGCGATCGGGAGGTGGCGCGAGCGCGACGAGGGCGCGCCGATCGACTCCGCGATTACGTGGAGAGATACGTCGATCGACAGCCCGAAGACGTTCCGCGAAGCGTTGTTGCGACAGGGCGAGGACGAGCTCCTGCGCACGATCGCGGAAAAGCTGCTGACCTACGCCCTCGGTCGCGGCGTCGACTATCTGGATGCGCCCACGGTGCGCCAGATCGTGCGGGAAGCGGCGCGCGACGACCATCGCTGGTCGTCGTTCGTCCTCGGCATCGTGCGGAGCGCCCCGTTCCAGCAGCGGATCGTGCGGGACTCGGAGCCGGAAGAGCGTGTTGCCGCCCACGTCGGGGGCGGACAGTAG
- a CDS encoding DUF1552 domain-containing protein, translating to MFITRKHLSRRAVLRGAGATLALPLLDCMVPALTALSRTAAAPARLRRLGVFYVPNGMSMGYWWPRTEGPLQELPPTLRSLGALKDRVLLLGGLADKPADLMEGGGDHARSAGTFLTATTFKLTTGADVYAAVSMDQVAARELARETQLTSLELGIESNAMVGTCDGGSSCAYTNTVAWRTPTTPLPVERDPRAVFERLFGTSGSTDPAARLARLERDRTIIDAVSSELKRLERLLGAGDRAKVSEYVDSVRDVERRIRTAERQSSRELPLVDEPAGIPDDYATHAKLQMDLLALAYQTDLTRVSTFMLGKEVSGRAYPEIGVSDSHHPLSHHQDEYGKLERLHRINEYHFQQFAHLVERMEAMPEGDGTMLDHTVFLYGTGISDSNTHFHDDLPVAVVGGQSAGIRAGRYVRHPQGTPIANLYVSLLDRLGVHVDSFGDSTGRLETLT from the coding sequence ATGTTCATCACCAGGAAGCACTTGTCCCGGCGTGCGGTGCTGCGCGGCGCCGGCGCCACCCTCGCCCTCCCGCTGCTCGACTGCATGGTGCCGGCCCTGACCGCCCTCAGCCGGACGGCGGCGGCGCCGGCGCGGTTGCGCCGGCTGGGGGTGTTCTACGTGCCCAACGGCATGTCGATGGGCTACTGGTGGCCGAGGACGGAAGGACCGCTGCAGGAACTGCCGCCGACGCTGCGGTCGCTGGGGGCGCTCAAGGACCGGGTTCTGTTGCTGGGCGGCCTGGCCGACAAGCCCGCGGACCTCATGGAAGGGGGCGGCGATCACGCGCGATCGGCGGGCACGTTCCTGACCGCGACCACGTTCAAGCTGACCACCGGCGCCGACGTGTACGCGGCGGTGTCGATGGACCAGGTGGCGGCGCGGGAGCTCGCCCGGGAGACGCAGCTCACGTCGCTGGAGCTCGGTATCGAGTCCAACGCGATGGTGGGCACCTGCGACGGGGGCTCGAGCTGCGCCTACACGAACACCGTCGCGTGGCGGACGCCGACCACGCCGTTGCCCGTCGAGCGGGACCCGCGCGCCGTCTTCGAGCGCCTGTTCGGCACCAGCGGCAGCACGGATCCCGCCGCGCGGCTGGCCCGGCTCGAGCGCGATCGGACCATCATCGACGCCGTTTCCTCCGAGCTGAAGCGCCTGGAGCGGCTCCTGGGGGCCGGCGACCGGGCCAAGGTGTCCGAGTACGTCGACTCGGTGCGGGACGTGGAGCGGCGCATCCGCACCGCCGAGCGGCAGAGCTCGCGCGAGCTGCCGCTGGTGGACGAGCCGGCGGGCATTCCGGACGACTACGCGACGCACGCGAAGCTCCAGATGGACCTGCTGGCGCTCGCCTACCAGACCGATCTGACCCGCGTCAGCACCTTCATGCTGGGGAAGGAGGTCAGCGGCCGGGCCTATCCCGAGATCGGGGTTTCCGACTCGCATCACCCCTTGTCGCATCACCAGGACGAGTACGGCAAGCTGGAGCGCCTGCACCGGATCAACGAGTACCACTTCCAGCAGTTCGCCCACCTGGTGGAGAGAATGGAGGCGATGCCGGAAGGCGACGGCACGATGCTGGACCACACGGTCTTCCTGTACGGGACCGGCATCAGCGACAGCAACACGCACTTCCACGACGACCTGCCCGTCGCGGTCGTCGGGGGGCAGAGCGCCGGGATCAGGGCCGGTCGCTACGTGCGGCACCCGCAGGGGACGCCGATCGCGAACCTCTACGTGTCGCTGCTCGACCGGCTCGGCGTGCACGTCGACAGCTTCGGCGACAGCACGGGCCGGCTCGAGACGCTGACCTGA
- a CDS encoding AAA family ATPase — protein sequence MSMSAGRIESVRIRGFRSLADVELSNLQNANVLIGANGSGKSNFIRFFEMMGWMLRSRRLGEFVERHGGADDQLYGGNSVTPRMEGELALRTGKGRNDYRFTLSHAHPDRFIFTEEAYRFSPTHYATDAPWQCIANGHREAGIVDVAQAWSSVEPNPVTARVIVHLLKGCQVFQFHDTSDTSNFKKRWDTEDNNYLRTHGGNLAAVLHRLEEEDVKRFDLICQHVRRVLPVFDRFQVDESFGKVSLRWKASGTDKTIGAHLTSDGSLRFFALVTLLNLPSEMLPDVLLLDEPELGLHPAAIALVGSMIKSLAMERQIIVATQSPLLVDAFDLEDIVVLELREGRTMFRRPDAEGYKRWLDEGFMPGEMWQKNLIGGRP from the coding sequence ATGTCGATGAGCGCAGGCAGGATCGAATCGGTGCGCATCCGGGGGTTCAGATCGCTCGCAGATGTCGAGTTGTCCAATCTCCAGAATGCGAACGTCCTGATTGGCGCCAATGGCTCGGGAAAGTCCAACTTCATCCGATTCTTCGAGATGATGGGCTGGATGCTGCGGTCACGAAGACTCGGCGAGTTCGTTGAGCGGCACGGCGGCGCCGATGACCAACTGTACGGGGGCAACAGCGTTACCCCGCGCATGGAGGGTGAACTTGCGCTGCGTACCGGGAAGGGCCGCAACGATTATCGCTTTACGTTGTCTCATGCACATCCGGACCGATTCATCTTTACTGAGGAAGCATATCGATTCAGCCCGACCCACTATGCCACGGATGCGCCGTGGCAATGTATTGCCAATGGTCACCGGGAAGCCGGAATCGTCGACGTTGCGCAGGCTTGGTCATCCGTCGAACCCAATCCGGTCACTGCCAGGGTCATTGTCCACCTCTTGAAGGGCTGCCAGGTCTTCCAGTTCCACGACACGTCCGACACTTCGAACTTCAAGAAGCGCTGGGACACGGAAGACAACAATTACCTGCGTACGCACGGCGGGAATCTCGCCGCGGTCCTGCATCGACTGGAGGAGGAAGACGTCAAGCGGTTCGATCTGATATGTCAGCATGTCAGGCGTGTATTGCCGGTTTTCGACCGCTTCCAGGTCGACGAGAGCTTTGGGAAAGTATCGTTGCGATGGAAGGCGTCCGGTACGGACAAGACCATCGGGGCGCACCTCACCTCGGACGGATCACTCCGCTTCTTTGCTCTGGTGACGTTGTTGAACCTGCCGTCCGAGATGTTGCCGGACGTTCTGCTGCTGGACGAACCGGAGCTCGGCTTGCATCCCGCGGCCATCGCCCTGGTTGGCAGCATGATCAAGTCGCTCGCGATGGAGAGGCAGATCATCGTAGCGACGCAGTCGCCGCTACTCGTCGACGCGTTTGACCTGGAGGACATCGTCGTTCTGGAGCTGCGGGAGGGGCGGACCATGTTCCGCCGACCTGACGCCGAGGGATACAAGCGATGGCTCGATGAAGGCTTCATGCCGGGCGAGATGTGGCAGAAGAACCTCATTGGAGGGCGTCCGTGA
- a CDS encoding DUF4276 family protein, with protein MAEEPHWRASVIRLAVSVEGQTEEEFVKRVLDEHLRPLGVAPEPILIGGSVTVRRLAFDMALLYQSHDSVTSLVDFYGFPRKGDRTVEAIETHLREKIGERVGGGWDENRVFPYVQMHEFEGLLFSDVEVFATQIDFPPDCMAALRAVREQFTTPEDINDSCETAPSKRIARAIPRYDKRLHGPILAEEIGLDRIRTECPRFDAWVRRLETLGTE; from the coding sequence GTGGCAGAAGAACCTCATTGGAGGGCGTCCGTGATTCGTCTCGCGGTGTCGGTGGAGGGGCAGACGGAAGAAGAGTTCGTGAAGAGGGTCCTCGACGAGCACTTGCGACCGCTCGGCGTCGCGCCGGAGCCGATCCTGATCGGCGGCAGCGTTACAGTCAGGCGGCTCGCGTTCGATATGGCGCTACTGTATCAGTCCCATGATTCCGTGACCTCGCTTGTTGATTTCTATGGATTCCCGCGGAAAGGGGACAGGACTGTCGAAGCTATTGAGACACACCTTCGCGAGAAGATTGGTGAGCGGGTCGGTGGCGGCTGGGATGAGAACAGAGTCTTCCCGTACGTCCAGATGCACGAATTCGAAGGCTTATTGTTTTCGGATGTCGAGGTTTTTGCGACGCAAATCGACTTCCCGCCAGACTGTATGGCAGCGCTGCGGGCTGTGCGTGAACAGTTCACGACTCCAGAGGACATCAACGATAGTTGCGAAACGGCTCCGAGCAAGCGCATCGCACGTGCAATTCCGAGGTACGACAAGCGTCTTCACGGTCCGATATTGGCCGAGGAAATCGGTCTCGACAGGATCCGTACGGAGTGTCCGCGATTCGATGCGTGGGTGAGGCGTCTGGAGACGCTGGGGACTGAATGA
- a CDS encoding amidohydrolase family protein yields MNDRIDRPEHRLLVLALLLALASAWPGAPALGQPAGETTVLRAARILDGRGEVLEDRDLVVHDGRIAEIVPRGSGRGDRVHDLSALTVLPGYIDTHVHIGNHFDDDGKVHREENDPSAAHVTLHGAENAYRTLMNGITTMQSLGSPDDAELKAWIDRGEIPGPRLLSSLGAVREDTGTPDEIRAYVRERAAAGADVIKVFASTSIRFGGVTNLSAAQLEAACGEARARGLRSVVHLHRSDALRLTADAGCTQVEHGWMLEPGDVDVFVESGMYLGNQIDLLFRNYQENGDRYAGVGGYTLEGFANLQASRPGALAFFRAAAATPGVRIVYSTDANAGSHGSNADELVAYVEQGGQDPMDAVVSATSLAAESLGMEDRIGAIATGYETDIIALDGDPLTDPAALGRVVFVMRGGRVYKNGPPRAVERSTVQSGLSAAVRELVTPRGLEEQAAAIVRHQRPSGSAGERAAIDHIVDTLRRDGVDVEVHTYQAYASTPIAASLDVVGGSFSPDAITYSFSAPTDGLEADLVDGGDVRDIPALQPGTGERLVLAGEIDAPGTARSRYPDVTGAVVLVDGNPGRASLDRLAMLGAAGVVYVHREERLNDLIVTSTWGTPSLRNYHRLPAIPAVHIRRSDGDALRFRLAQRETRVRITADVDAGWRQHHLAVARIPAPDPDAPFVLFGGHIDSWYFGGTDEGASNAAMVELARAFHANRQRLRRGLVVAWWPGHSNARYGGSTWFADHHFDELRTRGVAYVNIDGMGQMGARRFGATASAALGGLAADVVAQRTGEAVEPVRPGRNSDQSFNGVGLPLLQLDHRRLEADGGYWWWHTPDDTFDKIDFDILKTDTDLYGDALARLLSAPRLPVDLTSQVSALGEALERRAEEAGDRFDLAEAIRRQRRLLELVSEVDAGATLPLGAPLDLALLRILRPLHRVLYSPSDPFHPDPGLDSSALPGLSPLRTLATADPEGDAYRFAEITLLRERNRLLEALDASTGATLRLLGRVP; encoded by the coding sequence GTGAACGACCGAATCGACCGCCCGGAGCACCGCCTGCTCGTCCTTGCCCTGCTGCTGGCCCTGGCCAGCGCGTGGCCGGGGGCACCGGCGCTCGGTCAGCCCGCCGGTGAAACGACGGTGCTCCGCGCCGCCCGTATCCTCGACGGGCGCGGCGAGGTGCTGGAGGACCGCGATCTGGTGGTGCACGACGGGCGGATTGCCGAGATCGTGCCCCGTGGCAGCGGCCGGGGCGACCGCGTCCACGACCTGAGCGCCCTGACGGTGCTGCCGGGCTACATCGACACGCACGTGCACATCGGCAACCACTTCGACGACGACGGCAAGGTGCACCGGGAGGAGAACGACCCCAGCGCCGCCCACGTGACGCTGCACGGCGCCGAGAACGCGTACCGCACGCTGATGAACGGCATCACCACGATGCAGAGTCTGGGCTCGCCGGATGACGCCGAACTGAAGGCGTGGATCGACCGGGGTGAGATTCCGGGCCCGCGGCTGCTGTCGTCGCTCGGGGCGGTGCGCGAAGACACCGGCACGCCGGACGAGATTCGGGCGTACGTGCGCGAGCGGGCCGCGGCGGGGGCCGACGTCATCAAGGTGTTCGCGTCGACGAGCATCCGCTTCGGCGGCGTCACCAACCTGTCGGCCGCCCAGCTCGAGGCCGCCTGCGGGGAGGCGCGCGCCCGGGGACTGCGCTCGGTCGTCCACCTGCATCGATCGGACGCGCTGCGCCTCACCGCCGACGCCGGGTGCACCCAGGTGGAGCACGGCTGGATGCTCGAGCCGGGGGACGTCGACGTGTTCGTCGAAAGCGGCATGTATCTCGGCAACCAGATCGACCTGCTCTTCCGCAACTACCAGGAGAATGGCGACCGCTACGCCGGCGTCGGGGGCTACACGCTGGAGGGGTTCGCCAACCTGCAAGCGTCGCGGCCGGGCGCCCTCGCCTTCTTCCGGGCCGCGGCGGCCACCCCCGGCGTGCGGATCGTCTACAGCACCGACGCCAATGCGGGCAGCCACGGCTCCAACGCCGACGAGCTGGTGGCCTACGTCGAGCAGGGCGGGCAGGACCCGATGGACGCGGTGGTCTCGGCCACCTCGCTCGCCGCCGAGTCGCTGGGCATGGAGGATCGGATCGGCGCCATTGCCACCGGGTACGAGACGGACATCATCGCGCTCGACGGCGACCCGCTGACCGACCCGGCGGCGCTGGGCCGGGTCGTCTTCGTGATGCGCGGGGGGCGCGTCTACAAGAACGGGCCGCCGCGGGCCGTCGAGCGCTCCACGGTGCAGTCCGGGCTGTCCGCCGCGGTTCGCGAGCTGGTCACGCCCCGCGGGCTCGAGGAACAGGCCGCCGCGATCGTGCGACACCAGCGCCCCTCCGGGAGCGCCGGCGAGCGGGCGGCGATAGACCACATCGTCGATACCCTGCGCCGCGACGGCGTCGATGTCGAGGTGCACACGTATCAGGCATACGCGAGCACCCCGATCGCGGCGAGCCTGGACGTGGTGGGCGGGTCCTTTTCGCCCGACGCGATCACCTACTCGTTCTCGGCGCCCACCGACGGGCTGGAGGCCGACCTGGTCGACGGTGGCGACGTCCGCGACATTCCCGCGCTCCAACCGGGCACGGGCGAGCGCCTCGTGCTGGCCGGGGAGATCGACGCTCCTGGTACGGCGCGGAGCCGCTACCCCGACGTGACCGGGGCCGTCGTCCTGGTCGACGGCAATCCCGGACGGGCCTCCCTCGATCGGCTCGCCATGCTCGGCGCGGCCGGCGTCGTGTACGTGCACCGCGAAGAGCGTCTGAACGATCTGATCGTCACGAGCACCTGGGGAACCCCCTCGCTGCGCAACTACCACCGGCTGCCGGCGATCCCGGCCGTGCACATCCGGCGCAGCGACGGCGACGCGCTCCGGTTCCGGCTCGCGCAGCGCGAGACACGCGTGCGCATCACGGCGGACGTGGACGCGGGATGGCGCCAGCACCATCTTGCCGTCGCGCGGATTCCGGCCCCCGATCCCGACGCGCCGTTCGTCCTGTTCGGCGGGCACATCGATTCCTGGTATTTCGGCGGCACCGACGAGGGGGCGTCGAATGCCGCGATGGTCGAGCTCGCCCGTGCCTTCCACGCCAATCGGCAGCGCCTTCGGCGCGGTCTCGTCGTGGCCTGGTGGCCGGGACACAGCAACGCCCGCTACGGCGGCTCGACCTGGTTCGCCGACCATCACTTCGACGAGCTGCGGACGCGCGGCGTCGCCTACGTCAACATCGACGGCATGGGGCAGATGGGAGCCCGCCGCTTCGGCGCCACCGCGAGCGCCGCCCTCGGCGGCCTGGCCGCGGACGTCGTGGCGCAACGGACCGGGGAAGCCGTAGAGCCGGTGCGTCCGGGGCGCAACTCCGATCAGTCGTTCAACGGCGTCGGCCTCCCGCTCCTGCAGCTCGATCACCGGCGCCTGGAGGCGGACGGCGGGTACTGGTGGTGGCACACCCCGGACGACACGTTCGACAAGATCGACTTCGATATCCTGAAGACCGACACGGATCTGTACGGGGACGCGCTGGCCCGCCTGCTGAGCGCTCCGCGACTGCCAGTGGACCTGACGAGCCAGGTCAGCGCGCTGGGCGAGGCGCTCGAGCGCAGGGCGGAGGAGGCCGGCGACCGCTTCGATCTCGCCGAGGCGATTCGACGACAACGGCGCCTGCTGGAGCTGGTGTCGGAGGTCGACGCCGGCGCGACCCTTCCGCTCGGCGCGCCGCTGGATCTGGCCCTCCTGCGCATCCTGCGGCCGTTACATCGCGTGCTCTATTCGCCATCGGATCCGTTTCACCCGGATCCCGGCCTCGATTCGAGCGCGCTGCCCGGCCTGTCACCGCTGCGGACGCTCGCGACGGCGGATCCGGAGGGGGACGCGTATCGATTCGCCGAGATCACGCTCTTGCGCGAGCGCAACCGGTTGCTGGAGGCGCTCGATGCGTCGACCGGTGCGACGCTCCGACTGCTCGGGCGCGTGCCTTGA
- a CDS encoding alpha/beta hydrolase, whose product MPMVLQHTAGSDSRQWRHLLEDRELQQRFRMIAYDLPFHGRSLPPTTDRWWTTEYRMDTQHLMDSIVAISNALKLERPVYMGCSVGGYLAPDLAYYHPDKFRAVIGINSSIAGTRVENKGKPYASRFSHPQNGTAYIGSRMYMITSPEAREAFRRETGWIYSQGGPGIFGGDLYYFSVEHDLRGKAHTIDTSRVGVHLLSGEYDPTARGPAESLAAMIDGATYDVIEGGSHFAMSDDYPRFRKYLLPVLDRVYRERG is encoded by the coding sequence ATGCCGATGGTGCTGCAGCACACGGCCGGCTCCGACAGCCGGCAGTGGCGACACCTCCTGGAAGACCGCGAGCTTCAGCAACGGTTCCGGATGATCGCCTACGACCTGCCGTTCCACGGGCGATCGCTCCCGCCGACCACGGACCGCTGGTGGACCACAGAGTACCGGATGGACACGCAGCACCTCATGGATTCGATCGTGGCGATCTCGAACGCCCTGAAGCTCGAGCGCCCCGTCTACATGGGCTGCTCGGTGGGCGGCTATCTCGCACCGGATCTCGCCTACTACCATCCCGACAAGTTCCGGGCGGTGATCGGGATCAACTCGTCGATTGCCGGAACGCGCGTCGAGAACAAGGGCAAGCCGTATGCGAGCCGCTTCAGCCATCCGCAGAACGGCACCGCCTACATCGGGTCCCGGATGTACATGATCACCTCCCCGGAGGCCCGCGAGGCGTTCCGGCGGGAGACGGGCTGGATCTACAGCCAGGGCGGCCCCGGGATCTTCGGCGGCGACCTGTACTACTTCTCGGTCGAGCACGATCTCAGAGGGAAGGCGCACACCATCGACACCTCCAGGGTCGGGGTCCACCTCCTCAGCGGCGAGTACGATCCGACGGCCAGGGGGCCGGCGGAGTCGCTGGCGGCGATGATCGACGGGGCGACCTACGACGTCATCGAGGGCGGGTCGCACTTCGCGATGAGCGACGACTATCCGCGCTTCCGGAAGTACCTGCTCCCGGTGCTCGATCGGGTCTACCGGGAGCGGGGATGA